From the genome of Cololabis saira isolate AMF1-May2022 chromosome 1, fColSai1.1, whole genome shotgun sequence:
ttggatcaccaaacagacgtttgcgctgtataataaaatcgccgcgagtcgcctcgcgctgactcccgcttcctgattcaaacgtttgacggccccgccccccgaccaatcagaggcgtggagggtggtgacgtcagaaatagtcccggctcagcccgctatagaacctcactagaatggttacagaaaaaggtatcggcttggagcggctctacccgcctcagccctaatgcaaaagcgcaaaacgggtagaaccgagctgaggtgatactagtgcaaaagggccatttgGTTCTGGCTCTTGGACCGGCCTAGCACTAGTAGGTGATTCAGAAGGCTGAAGACAGGAACCCACTCCTCCAGCTTATGCTGCTAAAGATCGAGCTGCAAGCTGTTGAGACATGGGGGTACTTAGTGTTGCCccctttatcttttttttttcttaatttttgtaTCCAATTTTAGGTCGTAAATAATAGCGCAGTGTGCATCaaccatgtttttgtttttgtttttgtttttttactgatTGTGTGGAAAATATCCCCAGGAGTGGTACTTAGAAAATCAgacagctggaggagctgcaaatcaaaaagaaaatgttcttATTTAATCTGCTTTAGTGCTCAAAGTATTCAGCCTGTCCTTTCTCTCTATACACATAACTTCCCACGACAACAgacttcattttctttttctaaaagCCTCCAAATGTGAGTAACTCTCTCAAGTGCTGCACAGACTCCAGTTTAAACTGACCAGGCTCTTTCAAGGAAACTAAAACTTTCAACTCAGGCGCGTGGAGGTTGTCAACCCCAGAAACGCGAACACTGCAGCGATATGTGCAGGAATGTTATTTACTGCTCAGGGTTACAGAAGTTATCGGCTTTGCGACTTATCTTTTATATTGTTTATTTACATGAACTCTGATAGATTCTTCTCTAACTTTGAAGCAGTCAGGGACGGGGGACTCGCTGTTTAATTAAAGATTAATTTATTGAGTCTGGGGTACTGAGGGGTACAGCACACTTTTTAATGTGGCTTGCATTATAAGTTGATAGTCAGTGGTCATGGTTTCATTCACGCATGCCTCAACAGGGAGGAGCCACAAGCCACAACATCCCGGGTGTTTAGATCTACTGCTGATGTTTGACATTCAGGGAATCAGAGTTGCAGTTCCTCTCCTGACCACCAGGGCCCGCTAAAACGCACTCCATGCAGCTTCATAGTAAAATATCTCACTTTACAACAGAAATAAACTTATTTACactcaggtaaaaaaaaaaaaggaagaagaaaagaatatatattttttatgtgtgtgAGGGACAAAAGTTATTACACAAAGAAACAAATAGATGTGTAGTTATGACGTGAACCTTCACGTGTCGTCAGGCCTGTCCGTCCGGAGGTGCAGCCTCGTAATGAGCaggttccatttttatttatttacttatttagttCCACACAGGCTGCAAACTCCTCCCTAACCGTCACACCAATGACACAcctgagacacaggtgtggTGACACACCCTCCCTGGTTTCACAGGGGTTGGTGCTGCACCGGAGGGTGGGGAGAAAAAACGGACAACGGTTTTTAGTAATCActagaaacctgaaaaaaataaagaactgcaCAGTTAAGTTAGATAACAAGACCTGTACTACTTCACCAAACGTGTGGAGGAAGCAGCAGCTCTTATGTCTCCTCCATTGCTACAGCAACAGGACACAGCTGGTGCGTCACCTCTTACATCTTTGACAGCACCaggtccttttttctttttcttttcttttttaaacaaaacaaacaaaacagttttTCTCTCATCTTTGTGCTCCAAATACAATCAAATTCAGCCCTCTGTCTATTTTATTAAGAAAACGGATAAATGAAAACTGCTCCATGCAACAACCAGTCTTTCGCTTTCGGTCCAGAACTTGTTTGGTCCGGTTCAAATGGGCCAGAGCTCGTTTCCTCAGATCCCCCGATGCGTTTGGGCGGGTGTGAAAGCACAACCCGACTCTGTGATAAATCTGTGGGACTGAGGGAGAATTATGGACAGTAACTGCAATCATAGGTGGaaattcagggttttttttgtctgtgagtaaCATCCTGTGTTGTTCTCCGTCATGCAGGACAACGGTTTTCTGCCCAAAGCAGACGTTGGGGCTCAGTTTAAGCCCGTGGTGCCCTGGCCTCACGTGGAAGGCGTGGAAGTGGACCTCAACTCCATCAGACTGAAAAATGGTGAGACGCTCTGGAGTTCTCAGTTTTACACGTTTCACAAACAAACTCATCAATACTGAATCCCATCGTCTCCTGATGAGGCAGACGAACACTCCTCGTCAGATGTAGACTGCTTTGGTGACAGGGTGTCCTTTTGATGACATTCAAGAGATAGGTGTTTGAATTGCTTCCGTAATAACGccagtaggggtgggtattgggaaggacctcacgatacttgagccacgatacgatacacattgcaatatcccgattatgtgatatcccgattattatattctacatagttcaccgaaaaatttaaaaatgcattacacatcttaaaatccaagttgtatatatgtacatcagatgatagtgatggattttaaaatccgagttgcacgttcatcagattatagtgacaattcatgggacaaactgagtcaaaacaatgttttattataactatacaagctaaagttacaacatatttgtatatgtttttcatattatttacatcgtatgaaattaacattaaatttagtatgaggttgctttaattatgtggcaaatgataataaacacaagaaagatggttctaaaaccaaggacaggcacagtgatcagtcagtatagatataaatccataaataaataaacctctgtccattatttttcattttttaaggacaggcaattgtgttatataaaaaataaattataaaatgaaataaaacgtgaaataaaacctgagctcagtgcagggccctcccggggttggtagagagtggcaatgcccaggactgtcacttaggtaggagcactgggtgatataatgggaaaaagatcggggataaaaaaaataaaaataaattaaaaattaaaaaaaataaataaatcgatattcaaattttgaatatcgatattgaatcggctggaaaagtatcgcgatatattgccatatcgatatttttgcccaccccttgTTTTTTCTGGATTTGGTCTCCAGGAGGGGACGACCGTCCCCAGGACGCCCGCCAGCAGCCTCACCAGGGGCAGGTCATCCAGCAGCAGTATGTGACCTTCAAGCCCCACAAACAGGCCTACAACAGCCCCGTTCTGAAGAAAGGCGAGCTGGGAAATTTTGAGCCCCATGAACCTGAGCCGCAAGGGGTCCCCGACGGTCCCGGCGAGGCGGCCAAGCCGTTCGTCCTGGGCCCAGAGTACAAAGACTCCGTCCAAGCTACCATCAAAGAGTTTGGCTTCAACATGGTGGCGAGCGACATGATCTCCCTGGACAGAACCATCAGCGACCTGCGTCATGAGGAGTAAGTACCGGTGCTTGGCACCAGACCGGGCCACCGGCCACGTGCCGTCTTCCAACCGCACTAGTATCACCTTGAGACCTGCAGCCATTAAAGAATTAGACTACAAGAAGCAAATACGAGTACCGGGTCAAGGTCGTCAAGGCTttgagtttatttgtttatttgtttatttattgagatccccattagctgcagcagaaactgcagctattcttcctggggtcttaacaaaataatgcaatacaaaagaaaacaaaatagagaaaagaacttaaaaaatgaaaatacagaataagagcaagaagaaaaaaaaaatatatatatacaaaatcaaGATATTTTAAGAATCAAGACAAGAACAGAAACCAAGTCAACTATATCATCCCCACATATacctaatatatacatatatatatacatatacatatacacatacatatacccaTCATATAATACTCTATCATATCTAATATTCCAAGTCAATTCTATATTATattcacacagacatatatatatatatatatatatatacatatatacacatacatatatacatatgtatacacatatacatacatacacacatactcaCATACTCATATATATCTATTAGTATCTTTGTCAGTCGCCATTTGatcaacaaacaaaacaaaacacggaCTGTTGAATGGATTTCAGTCACAACACGTCACGTTGTGACAGGTCACAACACCTGGAAATTACGTATATTTCTATGTGCttgtgtttccatggtaacggtAACCCTGTGTTAGCTGAAAGGGTGTTAGGTACAGGACTgacttaagccgggcatacactgtgcgattatcggctcgttttgagccgattttccagtcgtgcgacttttttttgatcgggcccgattttgacccaatcgttgctcgtgcctcgtgcagtgtacgtggggtaacgacgagagattaacacctcacgacgagctcccgatcacaaatcgtgaggtcgcaagaaattcaagcatgtttgaaatcctggtcgctcctcgtgaaggcatcgcacagttgaagccgtgctgcgacccgatttacctcatcctttcacagagagcatgcgcaatctctgatgtcacctcaaaaactattatttgtagtttaagtgttgcaaattcacactacaacatgttttaatagcagaaaaagaccgcatttccacgttcggtgcgtgtcgccgcgtaccctgcgccgtaggctctgcgttggtgtaacgcggaaccataaatcagccttcagtgtgtgcgctgtctgctgtgcCGTCAGGTCACCCACCTTTTCGTTTCATCTCGTTCCCATCTCCTGCGTGTAAattcttttcactttaaaaaaaaaagagctatttATGTTAAGCATAGGATAAAAGTTTGAACTCGGATTTTTGGGAAGTATTTTCAAGATCGTTATTTTAATAGCGGGACTATTTCCAGCGGCGCCTGTGTCAAGGAGCGCTTCGGACGCGTCACGTGATCGTGCTGGACCAATAACAGCGGCCcctgatgtaaacaaacctgacGTCATACAATGTGCGCAACCTCGTCTTcccaaatatgtagaaaaatacaatataatgagccaaaaagtgcacaaaaatgactaaaacagtgttatatgatgccacaatgaagatgaattattaactaaagtgaaataataaaaatcgcccataatgtgatttcgtttttatcattgtgctgtactgttcggaacaactcttttttctcttctcattttgctgggacgtcgggttcctccgcgagacacaacttttgcggtatgtgttcattgttatgtctaaaaatgatgcgcagtgacCACCCAaccagaaacggtacagatattttgggattttttaaaatatatatatataaaaaaataaaattattaaaaaaaataaaggatcccataacctttgatcgggtgggcaggacgcacgtttgggctggaacagcctacccctgccccaaaaccggcctggagttccagtaacagaggtccgacgggaggattttgatcgtatagtgtcagcagacgggtcgcatccgagcatcggctcgtacagtgtgagaacataaatcgtgggctctaaacttttgaactccgcgatctagtcgtgcagtgtgagatggggcagtctcatacgattcaaaatatcgcacagtgtattccCGGctttaggtaggagcactgggtgattaaaatgggggaaaaaaatcgggattaaaaaaaaaaaaaaaaaaaaaaaaatttttttaaatcgatactttGATTTATGTATcaataatcgttcctacacatgcatatcgataaaatatcgatatagcgatatttttaacccacccctaaaaATCAAGTAATTCCTGACTGAGACGCGCTGGATGTTGTTTCTGATCCGTCTTTTCTGGACGGCTACGAGCGGTTCAGAGCGCAGCAGCTCGGCTTGTAACTGGCCCCACGAAGCGTGATCGTATAAGTCTGGTTGGGAGATTCCTCTGTCAGTGTCCCGCCAGATTCCGGACTGATTTGTTGTCGTTGCCTATTAAAGTTCTGAACAGACTGTCGCCCTCTTGTCTGACAGGACTCGCACGTCTGTCCACCACCTCGGTTGCTTCTCGAGTTTCTGCGACCACGATCAACGCGTACAGCTGCTTTAATCTTTGGGGCGGCCTCAAAGCTGTAGACCGGCTCGCTTTTCACGTTCGCACCGTTCAGACCTTCAATATGTCAAAAAAACACACGTCTTCTCTTTGGCTTCGATTCTGAGCAGCGTACGACGCACCGACTTTATTCTTCTTTAAATCGTTCTGCTCTTAAATTAGgaatgttgtttgtttgtgaagCACTGTGGCCAAATTTGTTATTTTCAATGTGAATGAATTCAGCCAcgccctctgacctctgacgcCGTCCCCCCTGCAGGTGTAAATACTGGCATTACGACGACAGACTGCTGACGTCCAGCGTGGTGATCGTCTTTCACAACGAGGGCTGGTCCACTCTCATGAGAACCGTCCACAGCGTCATTAAGAGGACTCCCAGGAGATACCTGGCTGAGATTGTGCTGATCGACGACTTCAGCAACAAAGGTAGGTAGACAGAGCTCGGAGACGTCAGATTCAATCCTCTGCGGGGACTGAGCAGCACCTGGTCATTTTGTGTGTAGTTCACCTGAAGGAGCGATTGGAGGATTACATCAAGCAATGGAACGGCCTCGTCAAACTCTTCAGAAACGAAAAGCGAGAAGGATTGATACAGGCCCGAAGTATCGGAGCCCACAAAGCCAACAAAGGACAGGTAAGAGCTAGCCCTGCCCCGCCCACAGCCAGTCGGAGCGGGTTCAGCAGGAGTAACTGTTCCAGGGTTTAATCGGCTCTCACATGTGTTCAGGGACAgcatcagtgttgtgcaagttcatacttctcatgaactagttcaaagttcagttcacatagtttaaaaatgaatagttcacattcatagttcaccattttcactttgaactagttcaaattcagttcatttcaatatttttaggggagaagtacgaatgaaacgccaccTTATCCTAATATTGCAATCATGTATTGTTCTAGTGGCttctcaactttactcagaggctgtaaatctccaataTCGTCCATTATaagtttgtctacctgttactggtaaatcaaccccctgaaggcTGCAGGTCTGACTGGGGTcatttggggctgttgggtcttcttggtctttcctggtgactttttttgattgtcaaggacttgcagatattttctcacactggacggatgttTTAACTCCACAtaacgtttcaaatgtgaagttgacgaggcagacgctcggacttgttttctcagcacaGGTGGACatgatttgcacagaaaggttagatttgagacgatgtgtaaaattccagcagataatgataagcggatcatcatctgacgcaTTGTCTCTCTcgggctcgggccgccgttgccatgctgtgcactgcattgtgggtaatgtagtgtgaagttgtcgtctcgtcgagtattttaaatgtgccgctCGCTGCAGAAAtgtattctgtaataattggacctaaacagtgaagctgaaactcacataatctgaacagttcaaattccactTTGTGGGAAGTTTacattcaagttctttatttgcaaatatgttgcgttcagttcaacgttctcacagaaattaaTGTGTTCATCTGAActttttcatgcacaacactggacaGCATACGCTGATCAGCCATAACATTACGGCCCCTGGCACGTAGCGCGAGTTCTCACAGTTCAGTGTGCTGCTGGGAAAACCTGCGTCCCCGCGGTCAcctacaggtgcgtgtcagagcTCCATCTGGGCCCTGAAACCCCTAGACACCAGTCTCTCCAGCTCGTGTGCTCAAGGGCTACATGGCTGTCGTCCTGTTAGCGGCGTTTCTTCTGGGAACATACATCAGTACGAGCAGGTGTCCACAACTGCTGCTCCATGGGGTCACGTCTGTTTGTATCGCAGGTTCTGATCTATCTGGACGCTCATTGTGAGGTTGGAATCAACTGGTACGCGCCACTGGTTGCCCCGATTTCCAAAGACAGGTAAGAACCGCACCCGTGTGGCCGACCACATCTGAAcatgttgtctgtttgttaAAAGTGTCTTTGATTAACCTACGATGTCCCGCATCAGCAGATCTCTGGACCGTAGTAGTGGTCAGCAGAGTGGGAACTCCCACAACCCCCATAGCTACGGGTGCCGTTACAAACCCAATCTACAGCTTCATTGAAACTTTCAGCTGATGAATTCAAAAAACGAGCTAATTTAGATATTTTTGTGAGGTTGATATCAGCCACGTACAAAAACCTCGTTTATTGTGAGTTTTCATTGAACATTTAGTTGCAGAAACCGTGATCATAAGTAGCTTTAGAAGGTCATGCTTCAGGTTACAGTTTTACAGGTTGAAGACTTCAAACTCCAGCCAGAGCAAAACCCCTGTGAGATTACTGCTACTTCTGCAGATGAAACTGAGCTGTGAAACAGATCAGAAACAGCCTGGATAAGTAGGTGTGCCGGCACGATGACGGCGTGAGAGCGTACGGCACCTATCCAGCTATCTGGCacgtagggctgttcgattaatcgattttaaatcgtaatcgcgattatgtaattagaacgatgttaaaatgtgaaactcgtaaaatcgatttttcacttttttttttttaaaacgcaaatgtgaatagcaaatgtaatgactgacattacacacctctacctccttcatgggttgcattattatttagcatgcaaagacccagtttagtttaattagaaaatgtcttgttttatttaattggaaatataacttactgtatgtttgcaagtggtGATTTGCAGATTtctttttccagagataaaactttatattttattatattttttaaaactttttttcaacttattttacagagttttgcactttattcattcatttttggtttaataagagcaaggtttgcacttaaagcccaaatggtgcaaatgttcaataaaaaaacagcatatttgaaatcatttctttgccttttgtcaattcaagaaaataatcgtaatcgaaaatcggatttttaaaggagaaaataatcgagattttatttttgggcaaaaccGAACAGCCCTACTGGCACGGTAGCAGCTCCTTAAACAGCTGGTTGCTTGCATCGAAGTAATAATTCTGCTTGTAGTCTTTGGACTGAAACCGTTTGTCCCCATTAGTCCCGGCCTCATGTGCAGGATTCTGCTTATCGTCTCTACATGTGGTAAAAGTATGTAAGGGgtaaagattaaaatgcatttaatcagatcATTCTAATTTAGCTACCCGAAGGAGCGTAGTGAGTGAAGGTGAGGCGTGTCCCTCGCTGCTAGAGAGGCTGTGGAAGGTAAAAGCCCACAACCAAGGTCTGTatgtgtctctgtgtctgtAGGACAGCATGCACAGTGCCTCTCATAGATTACATAGACGGTAATGAGTACAGTATGGAGCCTCAGCAGGGGGGAGATGAGGACGGCCTGGCTCGAGGGGCCTGGGACTGGAGCCTGCTCTGGAAGAGAGTGCCGCTCAGCCAGAGAGAGAAGGCCAAGCGAAAGCACACCACGCAGCCCTACCGGTACACGCACCCACAGCCGGCATGTTGAAGCTCATCCCTGACCTCTCTTTGTCTCCATCTCCCATCCCCTCCACCCCACCCGTCCTTTCCTGCACTGTGTCCCGCTGCGTCCACGTCTGcgacacccccccccctccctcgtcTGTGTCACCACTCTCTCTGTGGACGCTGTCCCCCCCTCCACGACTCTTCTCCCCCGTGTGTCCCGTGTGCATGTCCCCCACATCCACCCTGTCAGAACGGTCTGTACGGTGCCTCTGATCGACTCCATCCACGGCCAGAGGTTCACCATCGAGTCCCAGGGTGGAGGAGACAACAACGGCTTTGCTAGAGGAGCCTGGGACTGGAGCATGCTCTGGAAGAGAGTCCCTCTGggagacagagaaaaaaaactcagaCAGACACTAACTGAGCCATATAGGTACAGACAACCGACGCCTCTGACGTACTGGGACACTGTCAACCAGGACAGCAAAGACACATCCAAATAATTGGCAGTATTTTTTATGATATGTTTGACATTAGTGCTGGCACCAAACTTTGAAAACTAGAATGATTACCAACTGGTTTTGCGATAACAAGCATCTACTGTACTAATGTACTGCATATCATAATTAACCAACTAAACCGCCTCTGACTGACGGGAAGTCGTCCTCTGGTGTGCTGTCCTCCAGCTGTCCCTTTCCTGCAGAACCTGGGTGTTTGTTTCTCACTGCAGCGTCGTTGCCTATCCGTCTCACGGCATTCTGGGGGATTCCCACACTTAGACGGCTTTCAGACACAAACGTTCACAACGTGGCGAGAGAGAAAGATGCCGCCGTCCTAACACATCTCTGAATACTGTTCactttagtgatgcaccgaaatgaaaatgtgtggccgaaaccgaaaatggtaataaacacttggccgaatacctaataacataccgaacatggttcttcgcagtttttattttgccaattttttcaccattgcataaatcaaataaatgtgctttaggcatgcttttcaaagaaaaaaatatgttaccaaattacaaggtagaaatatTTATTGACCATGAACGActgcatttttttaatattcaagCTGACATTATACCAACAAagcacaataacttaaaataaatacattagcaaaatacattttttggccatctttgagcttacattaggcctataactgactgctgaaaaattgtaacGTAGGccttaacacaaaaaaaatgcattgaatgcattaaagtgcattgtaaaaaaagtgcaaaagaagtggataaacccacaacaaatgaataattgTCCTGGGCAttgattgcaaacagccattcttgtatcaTTCTCAGCCACTttgaaatacttccacactgctgacatgtttgctgcatttaccACCGCACCCCCTCACTACACGCTGtttgctgtttgattgcgtcatttcaacacgccgttattaattgtttggtcttttccccacttattccaccgaacagcGAAAGTGTTTTCTTGCTATTTTCGGCTGAACAATTTCAGTTAcagaacattcggtgcatcactagttgacTTACTAAAGTTCTCCTTTATCGGCTGATTGGCAGCTCCGACACGCTGAGCTGCACATGTTTCAATATATGTCCAGCTCTCACGCGATTATCCTGCGTCGACGCCTCTCCCACGGAAGCCTTTTAGCAATTTCATCACAGATTACAGAATCCCGAACAAcgtcgggggggggggttcacccCCCATGAGTGAGAAAAGAAATTGCGATAATCCAACTAAAAGTGCATGTGGACATCTAACACCCCCAGATAACGTGGATGAACTCAAACTAACCCCTGCATGTCATTATCAACATGTTCAGATACAcctctatggagccaaatcaaggccaaaagttttgctaatttgaaaataaaatttgaacctgaaaattatttttttacactttcaattttatttttttcagtatcagatctttttttcagtttcaaatctttttatttcagttccaaatctttttttcagtttcaaacctttttttttcagtttcacgtctttttttttcagtttcacttctttttttttttcagtttaaaatttttttttcaggcgtggggggcgtggcatcaactgagaggggcgtggcatcatgagtgacagcagaacagagaaggcgggggacgttcctcagtcctgttgccttcaggaaacgtaggttgcagaagttatcagtagaagtttgattcaatactgtatatacactatattcacgtgattggcagtggaaaaaactgatattagtgacacatttctgtttaagaagctgttttagaccgtacttggtagtatgtggaagtgggaaatgtcaaactttaaagtgtggctgttgaactgtacacctgcatagtttattgcttttatactgcgattggtgccaagtacggtctaaaacagctttttaaacagaaatgtgtcactaatatcagttttttccactgccaatcacgtgaatacgGTGTACAGTGTTGAATTATAcgttctactgataacttctgcaacctacgtttccttaaggcaacatgactgaggaacgtcccccgccttctctgttctgctgtcactcatgatgccacgcccctctcagttgatgccacgccccccacgccagatccgggccaaaagtctgaacctgaaaaaaaaatttgaacctgaaaaaaaagatttgaaactgaaataaaaagatttgaaactgaaaaaaattaaattgaaactgtaaaaaagaattttcaggttcaaattttattttcaaattagcaaaacttttggccttgatttggctccatacacctCCTTATCAACTGAATTCCCCGTTTGTCTGAAAGACGTATAAGTTTGTGAGTTCTTCTCGACTCAGAGGGTTGTGGTAACGCCTCAACGTTGCCTCTGTGTGAGAGCTGAT
Proteins encoded in this window:
- the galnt7 gene encoding N-acetylgalactosaminyltransferase 7 isoform X1, with protein sequence MRLKVGFLLRSLLVLGTFLGLVLLWSSLSPKPDDGTPYGKRDNGFLPKADVGAQFKPVVPWPHVEGVEVDLNSIRLKNGGDDRPQDARQQPHQGQVIQQQYVTFKPHKQAYNSPVLKKGELGNFEPHEPEPQGVPDGPGEAAKPFVLGPEYKDSVQATIKEFGFNMVASDMISLDRTISDLRHEECKYWHYDDRLLTSSVVIVFHNEGWSTLMRTVHSVIKRTPRRYLAEIVLIDDFSNKVHLKERLEDYIKQWNGLVKLFRNEKREGLIQARSIGAHKANKGQVLIYLDAHCEVGINWYAPLVAPISKDRTVCTVPLIDSIHGQRFTIESQGGGDNNGFARGAWDWSMLWKRVPLGDREKKLRQTLTEPYRSPAMAGGLFAIERDFFFELGLYDPGLQIWGGENFEISYKIWQCGGQLLFVPCSRVGHIYRLQGWQGNPPPAHVGSSPTLKNYVRVVEVWWDEYKDYFYASRPETLTLAYGDISDLKRFREEHRCKSFKWFMEEIAYDIPVHYPLPPKNVEWGEVRGLETSYCIDSMGHTNGGTVEIGPCHRMGGNQLFRINEANQLMQYDQCLTRGDSSNVIITHCDQNQYTEWKYFKDLHRFTHMPTGKCLDRSDLLHKVFISDCDTSKTTQKWEMNNIVAV
- the galnt7 gene encoding N-acetylgalactosaminyltransferase 7 isoform X2, whose product is MRLKVGFLLRSLLVLGTFLGLVLLWSSLSPKPDDGTPYGKRDNGFLPKADVGAQFKPVVPWPHVEGVEVDLNSIRLKNGGDDRPQDARQQPHQGQVIQQQYVTFKPHKQAYNSPVLKKGELGNFEPHEPEPQGVPDGPGEAAKPFVLGPEYKDSVQATIKEFGFNMVASDMISLDRTISDLRHEECKYWHYDDRLLTSSVVIVFHNEGWSTLMRTVHSVIKRTPRRYLAEIVLIDDFSNKVHLKERLEDYIKQWNGLVKLFRNEKREGLIQARSIGAHKANKGQVLIYLDAHCEVGINWYAPLVAPISKDRTACTVPLIDYIDGNEYSMEPQQGGDEDGLARGAWDWSLLWKRVPLSQREKAKRKHTTQPYRSPAMAGGLFAIERDFFFELGLYDPGLQIWGGENFEISYKIWQCGGQLLFVPCSRVGHIYRLQGWQGNPPPAHVGSSPTLKNYVRVVEVWWDEYKDYFYASRPETLTLAYGDISDLKRFREEHRCKSFKWFMEEIAYDIPVHYPLPPKNVEWGEVRGLETSYCIDSMGHTNGGTVEIGPCHRMGGNQLFRINEANQLMQYDQCLTRGDSSNVIITHCDQNQYTEWKYFKDLHRFTHMPTGKCLDRSDLLHKVFISDCDTSKTTQKWEMNNIVAV